The Euphorbia lathyris chromosome 3, ddEupLath1.1, whole genome shotgun sequence genome contains a region encoding:
- the LOC136222271 gene encoding outer envelope protein 61, with product MFNGMMDPELIKIAQEQMSRMSPAELARIQQQMMSNPDLMRMASESMGNMRPQDLRQAVEKLKQTRPGDMAEIREKVANASPEEVASMRAQFDAQISYKINAAQMLKKQGNELHSKGKFKDALDKYLLAKKNLKEVPSSNGISLSLACSLNLMSCYLKTGNYDECIKEGSEVLEYDSKNLKALYRRGQAFKELGQLEDAVSDLSKAHEVSPDDETIADILRDARERLSQENGHQGSRKLVIEEITEEVDTTWSAESSVSQPQEIVNSNELTTNSESLQALKDDPEAFRSFQNLISSADPATLASFGGAKAGEMSPEMLTAASNMIGKMPPEELKKMLQMASSFQGGNAYAGGSSSDASFNCFRPGVVPPNMTPEMLKNATDMISSMEPEELQKMFETASSSLGGRHSVPAAAGSVPPNMTPDMLKTATDMMSKMPPEELQKMFAMASSFGGKDSIPTAAAVNANELNSDSRSKVAAHQERFSVDSSNASSGSSRPFNGLFPTSSSSSQANFPSSTADMQEQVRNQMKDPAMKQMFSSMMKNMSPEMMANMSEQFGFKLSPEDAAKAQQAMSSLSPEDLDKMMRWADKIQRGTEGAKKAKKWLLGRPGMILAICMLILAIIFHWLGFIGK from the exons ATGTTTAACGGAATGATGGATCCCGAGTTGATAAAAATCGCTCAAGAACAGATGAGTCGCATGTCGCCTGCTGAATTAGCCAGGATCCAGCAGCAG ATGATGTCTAATCCTGACTTGATGAGAATGGCCTCAGAAAGTATGGGGAACATGAGGCCTCAAGACTTGAGACAGGCTGTGGAAAAGTTAAAGCAAACTCGTCCTGGGGACATGGCTGAGATTCGTGAGAAAGTGGCTAATGCATCGCCTGAAGAGGTAGCTTCCATGCGTGCTCAGTTTGATGCCCAGATCTCCTACAAAATAAATGCAGCTCAGATGTTGAAGAAACAG GGTAATGAACTTCACAGCAAAGGGAAGTTCAAGGATGCCTTGGATAAATATCTATTG GCAAAGAAAAACCTGAAAGAAGTTCCATCCTCCAATGGAATATCACTTTCATTGGCTTGCTCTCTGAACCTGATGTCATGTTACCTGAAAACAGGGAACTATGACGAATGCATAAAAGAAGGTTCGGAG GTTCTGGAATATGATTCTAAGAATCTCAAAGCTCTCTATCGGAGGGGTCAAGCCTTTAAAGAACTGGGCCAATTGGAA GATGCTGTCTCTGATTTGAGCAAAGCACATGAAGTTTCCCCTGACGATGAAACTATTGCAGATATCTTAAG GGATGCCAGGGAAAGATTGAGTCAAGAAAATGGTCATCAAGGATCAAGAA AATTGGTAATTGAAGAAATAACTGAAGAAGTTGATACTACATGGTCAGCAGAATCTTCAGTTTCACAACCACAAGAAATTGTCAATAGCAATGAATTGACAACTAATTCAGAATCGCTGCAGGCCTTAAAAGATGACCCAGAAGCATTTAG ATCATTCCAGAATTTGATTTCTAGTGCTGATCCAGCAACTCTAGCTTCTTTTGGTGGTGCAAAAGCTGGAGAGATGTCTCCTGAGATGTTGACTGCTGCCTCGAATATGATCGGCAAGATGCCACCAGAAGAACTCAAAAAAATGCTTCAAATGGCATCCTCATTTCAGGGTGGAAATGCATATGCTGGTGGCAGTTCTTCAGATGCTAGTTTTAACTGCTTCAGACCTGGTGTAGTTCCTCCAAATATGACCCCTGAGATGTTGAAAAATGCAACTGATATGATAAGTAGTATGGAACCAGAAGAGCTTCAGAAAATGTTTGAAACAGCTTCATCCTCTTTGGGAGGAAGACACTCAGTTCCAGCTGCTGCAGGCTCGGTTCCTCCAAATATGACACCTGACATGCTTAAAACAGCAACTGATATGATGAGTAAGATGCCACCTGAAGAGCTTCAGAAAATGTTTGCAATGGCATCCTCTTTCGGTGGAAAAGACTCGATTCCAACTGCTGCAGCTGTTAATGCGAATGAATTAAATTCAGACTCTCGTTCAAAAGTGGCAGCACATCAAGAGAGATTTTCTGTTGATAGCAGTAATGCTAGTAGTGGAAGTAGTAGGCCTTTCAATGGTCTCTTTCCGACCTCAAGTAGTTCTTCTCAGGCAAACTTTCCTAGCTCAACTGCTGATATGCAAGAACAAGTAAGAAACCAGATGAAGGATCCAGCTATGAAACAG ATGTTTTCATCGATGATGAAAAATATGAGCCCAGAAATGATGGCTAACATGAGTGAACAGTTTGGATTTAAACTTTCTCCAGAAGATGCAGCAAAAGCTCAACAAGCCATGTCATCTTTATCACCAGAAGACCTGGATAAAatg ATGcgatgggcagataagatccaAAGAGGAACAGAAGGTGCAAAGAAGGCGAAGAAGTGGTTATTAGGGAGACCTGGTATGATTCTGGCCATATGCATGCTCATCTTAGCAATCATCTTTCATTGGCTAGGTTTCATTGGGAAGTAG